In Acanthopagrus latus isolate v.2019 chromosome 23, fAcaLat1.1, whole genome shotgun sequence, the genomic window taactaaaaaaaacagtagtaCACCAAGAAACCGGCGCCCAAACCTGTCCGAGCTCCACTCCCTGTACTTCCTTTTTACAACCAAACTTTACAGTTCACCTGCTGCAATATCTGACATAAGACCTTTAAAGAACAGGCTGACACGTTcagcagaaatgtgagaaaGAACTCACGGAGAGGACGGCACACCAGCCTCCATTCAGAATCCTGTCGGTTTAACGTGCCTCGCTTTGAAACCAATGTAGCGTTAATTTCTGACTGTTAAGAAATTACCCGTTTTGTTTAAAGGGGTCTTTTGATAAATTCGGCAGAAGATTAAGAAAGATCACGAGAAGCGTTGCcgttatatttaaaaagaaataactgGCATGGAAAACGGCAGTTAGGGACCAAACGCAACCCGAGTTGTTGACTGTTGGGGGAACGACATGAGACATTTAAGGGATCCTTGTGATTAATTCGGCAGTCAGGTTGGATGATTCAAATCACTCTGGCACAGAGGAAATGTCTGTTCAGACTCCATTCTGTCTGTAAATTGTACGTGTCCTGTGCAACAAACAGTTACTGTAAAACGACGAAGAcgtgacatttaaaacatctttcGATGAATTATATGAGATTATTAAAGCGTGTCCTTCCGTGTCCTGATAAATCACCTGCTGCGCTCTGTGCCTACTGTTGTTTGATAAACACCATCctggaggaacaggagcaaATGCGTAGTCACAGCGAGCTACAGCGACGCTaaatctgcagtgttttgaattgAGTTCGGTGTGATTTCTGTACCGGTGACTGGAAGTCACGGGCGGAGAGTTCATCTAACCTTCAGCCTCAGGAGCCTTTGGGCGGGAACACAGAGGTTATATTTTAAGTCCCGCCGGCTGGAGCCGAGCTGGAGCCGAGCTGGAGCCGAGCTGGCGGCTGACAGGGAGCCGCTGCCTGTTGTTTACCTCGGAGGATGAGTCAGGCGGACGCTCCGGTCTTCTTCCTGCTGCCGGACCGAAGCTTCTCTTCGACACTCACGCTTCTCACAGCACTTTAAAACATCCTGGAgctttacaattaaaaaaaattaataaaaactcGTCCCGTGCACAGGTTCTGTCGGGACCTCACTGAACAGAACTCGGTGTTTACTGCAGGACCGCTCACTGGTCACAACACTTCTGTCCCGCCGCCATGTTGGATCCGCCTGAACTTCCGCTTCGCAGCTCACATGACTTTGATCAGGGGGTCACGTGACGTCATCAAGCGATTAGCTAATCAGGGACTATTCTACTATAATATCTCTGATTTCTACTCCAGTATGACTGCTGGGAACTTTTCACATCACTGAATAAAACCTCCTGACGGACTCTGACCTGTAACGGAGTGTTTTCACATGTAACCCCGTTACTTCAGTTAGTGAATGACCCAGTCGTACCTCAGGTGTCTCACAGAGAGTACCTCGTACTCCTTTTATTATAGTTATCAGTAACAATAAAAAGAACGTGCTAttgtacagtcacacatcaTTAAAATAGGTTTACAGTTCTTTAAtctctgacaaatgttttcatttgaatagTGTCTAAAAATATaatcctgtctgtctgagctgagcAGCTCTTTGTATTCAACTTTACAAATAAGGTGACTTTTACAAATCAAGTAACTGAACACTTTTTACACATAGCTGATGTTTTGAAACGAGGCTGAAGGTTTAAATCCAAACTTCGATGATGTCACCGTCCTCCATGTCGAGCTGAGCCGGCGTCTGGCTGTGCGTCACTTTGCAGCCGTCGAAGTGGAAGCGGACCGTTCCCTGAGCTCGGGTGGACATCTTGGACAGATACTGGGAGAAGATGGAGCCCAGCGGGgcatcctgacacacacacacacacacacacacacacacacacaccattagtttgtgtgctgctgctgaacaaacagagagctgacgatggagagaggaagaagagagacaaaCTCTGTGTAGAGAGAACTCCTGAGAAGAGTCTCGGTCTTTGCtctgcagcctcacagtgaTGCTGCTGCCGCCATCTTTACTTTTATCCTCTGCTGCCATGACGACACACTCTGCACAAGAAAAAGATGAACAACAGTTTAAACTGATCtaatttaaagctgaaatcttctgagctgctgagctaacagtgttagcgaGCACCCCGTCTGAGGCTGAGATCATGTTTACGAGTGTAAATCTCGTCTCctcagatcaggttgtgatgtgttctctcctgcagactgtgatcacagcagacgagctgtatggagacatctgatgtttaaatcaagtctccagctgcttcagttcttcagcagaatgctgcaactctgttttactgtgaagctccagaactgtcaAAAGGTCCGAGTGAACAGCTGATTCTGTGGATGCCGGCCGGGCTAACCAGCAGTGTGAGGCTACAGACTGCAGATCTGCTGTGGAATTGTTACAGTACAGTAAGAAGTGATgtgactgctgctctctgtgagGTCGTCACTCTGGACCAACACTTGGATGCTGTCAAAAACAAACCGTCAGTGCTTTAGTGCTCTCTGCTGGTGGGAAGAAAACATCACATGCACTAAAACTGTATAAATTCTgtatacacacagaaaacttTCATAAGAATTCTATAAATCAGATTTCAATGCAGATTTCTGTTCTTTACTGTCACTTTCATGACACCTGAGCTGAAGAAGACCCTGAGACGTGGCTGACAGGGTCAGAAACACAGTGAGTTGGACTTGTTAGCATCATTAGAACAGTTTGAGTGAACTCGTGTGTCACGTGACTCACCGATGATGTCAGCGATGCCGAGGCCGAGCTCGCCGACGGTCGAGTCTGTCGggagctccacctcctccctcatcagcaggaggcgaggaggagggacgTTCAGCATGACGGACAGCTTGGCCAACACGTAACTCAGAGGCGtcgactgaaaacacaaatcagctGTCAGGCAGACGCAGAGGTGACGTCGTCTATAATCAGTGTCTTCACAGAGACGCACCGACAGCACCGGGATCTTGTGGACGTCGGTCCGGCAGCGGATCTTCAGGGGGATCTCTCTGACCGAGGACCTGTACGGAGAGTCCTCACTTCCAGAGACGGGGTTCgagctgatgacatcatcttcaTTAGAgttcatgatgatgacatcgtCGTCGTCTGTGGACTGGCGACCCCTGCGCCGTCTGGTCCTGCTGTTCTGAGGTTCAGGAGACATGAGGGAGCTGACGGCCCGGAGCCTCCTGTCGATCtcactgaggacacaaacaaacacacaccagggtttatttcttttattaaatgtaaagATGATAACACAACCTACtactctctttcttttcctgttttaatttttgtccggtcatcttcttcttgtctgAAGCACCATAAATAAAATCTGTATAATTATCGACCCAACAGATTTTGTCTCTGTCGTATCAGATGGAACAGCTGGAGTCTGTCCTGATGGGCTgagaaagaagagggaggacGCAGCCTGCTGATCACCATGAATGATTCCTGATTCAACCACAACCGAGCAAAGAGTCCAAACTTACCTGATCTTCTGTTGGACCTGTCTGGACTGTTTCTGGACCGGActctctggaggaggaggagacgggcaGCGAACCATTTCTCTGAaataaaggagagaaaacaaagaaaaaggattCATGTTAAATTCATCTTTGACCTTCCTgatcagaggaggatgagattTAAATGACACCTGGAGAAGAGCGATGACTCATGATGGACCAGAGCTCGTTCTGTTGAGACGACCCGGTTCTCTGAGCTTCTCTACTTACAGCTCGGTTTTCTTCTTCGTGTGTTCTGCTTCGTCCTCCTCAGAGTCACTGAGGCTGAcggcagctgcagctgctgtcgaCGGTCCTCGAGACGAAAACTGTGACCACAAACTGTCGCCTGAAACGTCTGTTCAGAGACACAAACCgtcaaacagcacaaaaaacacctggACATTAATTTAAACTCTCAGATTTTACCTGCAGTTTCCTTTTCAGTGAACACGGCTGCTGCTGGCTTCAGCTGCAGACTGCTGCTCAcctgacaacacaaacacgccGCTGATTAACAAGAATAATAACTCAGATTAATTTTATTCATACAGCACTTTTCAGAACAAAGGCACAAAGTGAACTTTATGCAAGTGAACTTAGTGGTTGaaccaaataaaatgataaaatcagtTGAGGAGGCCGTGAGGCACATCAGATCAAATACAAGTGAATTCAGTAACTCAACAATAAAATGAGACGTGTTGGTGTGCTAGCATTCATAAAAAGTTTCGACAGCCTCACCAGAGAGCTCAGGTCTGACGGGTCCTGGCTGTTTATTCAGGCTGTTTATTGGCTCAATAACGGATAAAATTAATCATAATATTCtaactgtgatgatgtcaaAGCATGAATGATCCTTTTCAGATCaagctgtgagaaaaaaagacactttaactacttgtttttaaaggaaagtTGAAGTGAAATGTCTGTTAGTTGTGTAAAAATCTTCCTGACTGTTCTGGGATCAGTCTTTACTGACCTTGTTGGAGTAAACGGGCACCGGGACGATGGCTGACGGGTCGAGGATGCGTCTGCGTTTGGGCGGCGGCTTCACAGCCTGAAGGTCGCTGTCAGACACCTGAGGAACAGACAGACGCTCTCCTGATTTCTACACAACATATACATCCTTTAAATCAATAAGTGAGCTTATTGTGATGGATGTTTGATTTTATGAGACGATCAGAAAATATTCTGTAGCTCTAAAGAAGTCACAAAGGCTACAACTAAAAATGTATCTCTTTATCGACCCTTTGAATGAGTCGACTAATGAGGCTTTTTAAGGGTCGACACAGATTATTAGATCCAAGGAAGAACTATATTTATCTAGAATTACTATGACTTAATGTCAGTATTGATTATTATACTGAACACAAGTACAACTCAGATTATTTGATTAGTTatttagtcaataaaatgtgaaatgtcttgttttctccacCTAAAGAaattcagttcactgtcacagacTGTCACTGATTGATTTAACAGTTGACAACCAACTGATTAATCACCGGCCCTCTATTAAATATATCTTCCAGTCAGtcatcagtttgttcagtcacatTAAATCAAAGTAATGTGATCCAACACTTCAATAAACCCTCCATTCATCTGAGCTGAAGTTTATGTAAGTCAtggtcattttgtttatatttgccaGCTGCCGGTTTGCTGGTGTAACACTTAATATGTCTAATTAAACTGAGCTGATTGTAATGTTCAGTATTCTGATGATATAAAGGGGGTGGACACAATATTAGAAACACTTCTCTATGACACCATGCAGTTCAGTAACACACCAAACTAACTTACAgccacaaacatgacatttacagcCTTAAACTCACTCTAACGTTAGATCGGTGTCCCTGACATGGCTGACTGCATTACCTGAGGTCACTGGAACTATAAATAAGGAGTAAACTGGGCGTTACGTTACATTTACTGGTGATTACATCGGCTAACGTTACAGTTACCTTTAGCGAGCTAGCTTAAACTAGCTAACTCTTTAAACGGATTTCGGCGATTCTGCTGCAAAGacattatattcacattaaatatAAAGTGTCAGGCTGTATTTACGGGGTCTTACTGGTGGTTTAATAAGTCACGATCTCATCACAGCAAACTAAAAACGAAACCAGACTCCTCTGCGCCACCTTCAACCcgcaggcttttattttgaagaactCCGGTTGACTTTAAATTAACGGTGCTAACCTGATGCTAATGTTCTGTTTATCTGCTGTTAGCGGCGTTTGGTTCTGTTTTTCCGCCTTCCCGCCCAAACTGTCCACTTAAAGCTGGCGGCGAGTTTAACTAAAACAACATTACACTGGTTACTGTAGATAAAATTCACTGATTAGGAGGTTTTTAgtgaagcagagcagcagatgtCAAACACTCACCGCTTCAGCCATGATTGTTTCCTTTCCGCGCGCTGCTGGTGCGTTCATGGGCTGCGGGACAATGTGAGTCATGAGCGGACTTTCCGCGGTCGACTGTTGCGTTCAGGTACGATGGGCAATGTACCAAACAACTTTGAGGTACCATTCTCTGCTAcattatacttccactccatcACACATTAGAGATGAATATTGCACGttttacttattcatttatattacatattttacaACTCTTCATATGTTTTGTCTTCAATCTTCATTTGTgaagtaactaaagctgtcagatgaatgtagtggagtgagaAGTACAGTAATTAGTAGAAGTAGAAAGTGGCGTAGACTTGAGTAAGTTAGTTACAGTTACTGACTGGTGATAAAGCTGTAATGTGTTGATTGCTGGAGAATAAAGAGACTGAAGAGCATGAAAtgagcatgaaaacatttttttcatttgaagatTCACACAAAAATCAGAAAGTTGACAcgtaaaaaataaactgttcaGACTCTGAGTTGTTTCTTTCCATCCaatcagcagcttctctcctctgtgtcgaCCTGTcactcacctgctgcctcccaTTTCAACACTACATACaaagtatttacagtatgtactCATATTTATAGGGATGTTTTCGAGGAGTCCCTGAAGCTGTTTCCCCGTCATCCATAATTAGTTTGAGTCTTTTTCAGCTGTGAGCAGcttgaatgttttgtttgtccaatgcattgtgggacatCAACGGTACACTCAAACATCAGAGGTACCTCGGTGTCCACtcaatgtttttaaagactttatTCGTCACTCTGTGCTGTAACGCTGTGATAATCTGGGACAAAGCTAACATCTGTCCCCATGAGACGTTCAAGTGTTCGTGGGttatttcacttcttctttctgtgtCTTGATGTTGATTTTGACAAACACAGTCtcatttatgacaaaaaaagtCTGTTCAGGTATGTTTTCCTGATTATCACCTTCCATGATCAAATCTACAAAATACAACAGATCTGACAAATATTTCTGAACATGTTTTCATACAAAAATCAATCCTCCATGTTTGTCCTTCCGGTCGTCGCTCACTTCTTCTTGTTCTCTTTGCAGGCGACCACGTATCTCTGAGCCACGTTGAGTGGCGGGGAGTAACCATCAGCGTACGACGTGTCCTCGAACAGCACCGAGTAGTCATCCTGCGGCTGCAAACACAAGCTGAAGTCAGTCTGAGAGAATCAGAGGAGACTCAAACATTTGACGCTGTGTACTGTGACGATAACATCAGAGATCTGTGACGTTTGTGAGTCTCACCCTGTGTGGTGGCGTGTGGATGAGGGCCCGATAGAAGCAGGTGGTTTGGGGGTAGAGGGCCAGCACCAGCTGGTCTTTACTGAACAGAGCTTCAGGGTCCGTCTCTGGGTTCGCCTTCCACTGAGGCAACGGGATGATCCGCCGCCTGCTCAGAGTGTgtctcctgaaaacacacagacacttttcaGACATGTTTGATCGAACAGATCTGGAGTCTGTTGATGAAAGGCGGTTTATTTAGGTCTAAAATGTCGTCAGGCTTCAcattgacattttatatttacactCCTCAAATCTGTCATATTTTATGACAACATGACTGtaaagaaaatgatgttttataaGTCAAAACAGGACAAATGTGGACTGAAGCAGAATGTTCTGTGACATATAAACATGTTGAACATCTTGGAAATGATTACTTTCATCtcttttcaatacattttgacttgtgGGCAGAAATATCTGAACGTTTGGATCACACCAGTCTGAAACgtttatattaaaatgaaatattaagcGACTACGTCTAACTGTGCACAGAGCAGTACTGACTGTCACAACATCAGATTAAACCTGTGAGGaactgaaagagacaaaaagtgaagagaagaagaaatgatgCAGGTTGAAATCATGATGAAGATTTGAGAAGGTGAAGATGAACGAGCACTGACTCTTTTCCTTCTTCGTCGATGTCGTCCACTTCATAtctgcagggagaggagaacAATCGTCATGTCCGTCTGAGAACAGCTGACTGTTAACTGGAGTATTTCACACTTGGACTCACTTGTTGGTGGAGTGGTTGTAGCTGACCACCTCCGCCAGGATCCACTGCTCGTCTCCGTCCACCGCCTTCACCCTCGCTGCCACCTTGTCGCCCTGTTTGGCCACGTAGTCGCTGCTGGCCGGAGTCGCcccacacagaggaggagggctgatGGGAGATGATCCACAGAATGACACGTaacaacaaacatctgacaTTTATCTTAGACGTtagttggtgtgtgtgagacagaagtTTCTGTAGAAAGTGGCTTAAATTATCTTCCACCGTACGTTAAGATTCAATTATACGATGAGCACAGCAGAAGACGCCAGACTGGGCTCTGGGTAAAATATGATGGGtcagtgttcatgtgtgctCATATCCTGGTTGTGTTTGAAGCAGGATTTGTGTTTAGGAAGGAACTCGTGCTGGACGTGTAACATACTCCAGAGCAGGTTATGTTCGAGATAACAGATCAACATGTATAAAAGCACTTACCAATCAAATCTCAGCAAAATGGCATCAGAAAGCTCATGGAGCTCATGTTTGGTGGTGAACATAAtaatgtgtgactctgtgtgtctgcagcagctaCCTCTCCCCCGGCTTTCCGATCCACAGAGGCAGCGTCATGGCCGACTGCTGGAGGAGCGTCATCAGGACGCCTCGCCTCATCGTCTTCCTGGGAGGGTCACTGTCGCTGTAAACTCCCGCCATCTTAGCagctgtggaaaacaaaatcaaatatcttaTTTAATCTGGCAAATTTGGATTTCATCAGTAAatctcttcctcacacacacacttacctattctcctctcctccaacaGAGACTTGATGTCCGCTATCTTATCGAGCGCATGACGCAGAATACTgaggaacacaaagaaacacgTGAACAAAGAGCATCACGAGTATTTACTGGAACCTTGGACAGAAATTACTTGAATGTGATCTGGACACTTAAAGACAAAGTGACAGAAGCGCTATAGGACTAAATCCTCCAGGGACCTTCCAGAGAACATTTAGTAGATTTGTCAGTTGCAAGataacttttaaaatgtgtaactACAGATCAACAACCCAGactgatgaagaagatgaatgTTTACTGaaaaactgtatattttatgtCTGTAATCCAGAAGAAttgacatctgtgtgtctcctgtAGTCACCACAAACTACATTCTGCCAGCTGAGTCGGTTAAATTAAAccagtttgttttaattattttctttagttttctttaatgtgaaacaaaatgttgaaatataaaTCAAGGAGTAAAAAATGACACTTGACATGTTTCTCATGATGAGTCACTAACGTgcaaatgaaaatacacaatatatatctgCAATATTGATGAACATAATTCagtcaaattaaaatcattattttctctCAACACTTTAAACCTTGTCTCACCTGCACTCCGCCTCAGCATCAGCTTTGGCCGTGGTGTACAGTCCTCTCAGCTTGGTCCTGTAGTATGGGGACGCTGTAGGAGACGGAGGGACAGGACAGGAGATCTGAGTGAACCAGGACTCACAGAACAGCAGCTGATGAACATTGACTGATGAAAAGTTGACAACATGGTGACTGACTTTTGTTCTCCGTCTGCATCCTCTCGTGTGTTTTCTGAATGTTGAGCAGGTTATGTTCACTGCGGGATCTCTCCTCCTGAGAACACAGACATGGTGATTATTTAGATTTGTTGGACCCTAACCCAAACCCTTGACACAGTTCTAAAATGTTCTCCTTTATTACTGTGGAATAACTCACCTGGGTCTGTTTAATGAGCTGATGGAGCTCTGTGAGCAGCTCCGCAATCTTGGTATCAGCTGACATGATCCTGCCTTAAAGATTTAGGTATTCAGAGAAAATCCAACAGAGCAGCATCCCCACAGACAGAACCCCATAgcaaaatctgtcattttttaaaagcagggGGCAAGGCTTTTGATAGGAACATAAGAGGAAGCAGTAAGTAGGAACTGAACAAATCGTGCTatagatttaaatattttggtAAATAGTGCGCTGGATGAAGACCGAATTAAAAACGTGGATCGTCACAGTTTTTATCAACGTCTCACCATGTTCTATGCCTCCTGAATAATAAGATATCTCTGAATAGACACATttctgaatggagtttggtaTACACCCTTTTGCTTGCGCAGAAATGGCTCGTATTAAGCTTAAAGCGACAACCTTTTCGGGTTTACAAAGCgggaaaatgcaaacaaacccTAATTTGTTTTAGTCCAGCTGGCTGAAAAGCTAACCTGAACTTAATTAATGAAAATTAATGAGTATGCTTCATGTTTCGGCTGCTGCGGTGCTAGCTGACCAGGTTAGCAAGCGGTTTGTTGCGCTAGCTAAACGGTGAGATTCGTGCCGCTCGTGCATcataaacatcagctgtgtaCATCTCCATGGTAACCAGTGAACACACGCGATCCAattcatcttctcctccacacGACACAGCACATTTCTTACCGTGTtagtgtttctgtttatttattgccGACTTGCTAACTACACAGattagcttcttcttcttcgttggtgTTCGTGGGGAGCTGCCCGCACCGCCACCTGCTGGGCGGAGGCAGCCGCGCACACACGTGACAGGTTGTTGTTCAGCAGGGAGGAAAGTAACTAAGAACATTTACTCAGGTAGAGCTGTGAGGTACTTTTGATACACCTCATCCggaaatgttgtgctttttaatcCGCCACATCTATTAGATCACTTTAGTTCAGATGAACAATTAAATAACAGTCAACACATAAATTGTGtgttattttaagttaaagCAGCAAAGACGCGAGCTAGACGTGTATAAAGTAACAAGAGATAACTCCACTTTAATGGGCAGCAATGTTAAAGTCATGAACATGTCATTTTAATCCAGTCAGATGCATATAAAtgttctgaaatgttgaaaatttGTGAAAATTGTAAGCAGTTTTCTAAATGCACATATCTGACTCATATTTATAGAGTGTTATTATGATGTGGATTCTTCCATCACTCCTGTTAAATAATATTTGCGAACATTTTCCTCTTACTGTGTCCTTcatttgtctgctctgtgtatTTAAagtctgatctgaggtcagtttCTTAACATCTGCTTGTTTTCCCACAGCCGATGTCAGCTGGTCCTCCTGAACAACACAGATTAGTTTGTGGACTGAAGTCTGGTCGACAGGACGACTTCAGGTCAAACTGTCAGAATAAAATCCTGCTGATGAACTTGTTTCACTTCAAGGTCAGatagtgaaaaacaaacagaagtctATCTTTGTATTTCTCTGGTTGGTACAAACTGTTCCACCA contains:
- the LOC119013464 gene encoding NFATC2-interacting protein isoform X2, which codes for MNAPAARGKETIMAEAVSDSDLQAVKPPPKRRRILDPSAIVPVPVYSNKVSSSLQLKPAAAVFTEKETADVSGDSLWSQFSSRGPSTAAAAAVSLSDSEEDEAEHTKKKTELEMVRCPSPPPPESPVQKQSRQVQQKISEIDRRLRAVSSLMSPEPQNSRTRRRRGRQSTDDDDVIIMNSNEDDVISSNPVSGSEDSPYRSSVREIPLKIRCRTDVHKIPVLSSTPLSYVLAKLSVMLNVPPPRLLLMREEVELPTDSTVGELGLGIADIIECVVMAAEDKSKDGGSSITVRLQSKDRDSSQEFSLHRDAPLGSIFSQYLSKMSTRAQGTVRFHFDGCKVTHSQTPAQLDMEDGDIIEVWI
- the LOC119013464 gene encoding NFATC2-interacting protein isoform X1; this translates as MAEAKSGERLSVPQVSDSDLQAVKPPPKRRRILDPSAIVPVPVYSNKVSSSLQLKPAAAVFTEKETADVSGDSLWSQFSSRGPSTAAAAAVSLSDSEEDEAEHTKKKTELEMVRCPSPPPPESPVQKQSRQVQQKISEIDRRLRAVSSLMSPEPQNSRTRRRRGRQSTDDDDVIIMNSNEDDVISSNPVSGSEDSPYRSSVREIPLKIRCRTDVHKIPVLSSTPLSYVLAKLSVMLNVPPPRLLLMREEVELPTDSTVGELGLGIADIIECVVMAAEDKSKDGGSSITVRLQSKDRDSSQEFSLHRDAPLGSIFSQYLSKMSTRAQGTVRFHFDGCKVTHSQTPAQLDMEDGDIIEVWI
- the LOC119013464 gene encoding NFATC2-interacting protein isoform X3; this translates as MAEAKSGERLSVPQVSDSDLQAVKPPPKRRRILDPSAIVPVPVYSNKVSSSLQLKPAAAVFTEKETADVSGDSLWSQFSSRGPSTAAAAAVSLSDSEEDEAEHTKKKTELEMVRCPSPPPPESPVQKQSRQVQQKISEIDRRLRAVSSLMSPEPQNSRTRRRRGRQSTDDDDVIIMNSNEDDVISSNPVSGSEDSPYRSSVREIPLKIRCRTDVHKIPVLSSTPLSYVLAKLSVMLNVPPPRLLLMREEVELPTDSTVGELGLGIADIIGCPAGLHLLPVSVQDVHPSSGNGPLPLRRLQSDAQPDAGSARHGGR
- the sgf29 gene encoding SAGA-associated factor 29, with amino-acid sequence MSADTKIAELLTELHQLIKQTQEERSRSEHNLLNIQKTHERMQTENKTSPYYRTKLRGLYTTAKADAEAECSILRHALDKIADIKSLLEERRIAAKMAGVYSDSDPPRKTMRRGVLMTLLQQSAMTLPLWIGKPGESPPPLCGATPASSDYVAKQGDKVAARVKAVDGDEQWILAEVVSYNHSTNKYEVDDIDEEGKERHTLSRRRIIPLPQWKANPETDPEALFSKDQLVLALYPQTTCFYRALIHTPPHRPQDDYSVLFEDTSYADGYSPPLNVAQRYVVACKENKKK